The Malus sylvestris chromosome 3, drMalSylv7.2, whole genome shotgun sequence genomic sequence AATGATAATTATATTTGCCAGAAGATTTTCTCAAGTACTGTTGTGCTTAATTTAAGAAATTATGTTGTATGATTATGCAAAAATATGTTTGATGTGTTTTGGGGATTCCGAATTGAATAAAGATAGGGGTTTGCTTGTGGTTCTGTACATAGGTGATTCAAGGAGATGTGCTGAAGACTGAGCTTCCCTATTTCGATATATGTGTGGCAAACATCCCTTATCAAATCTCATCTCCCTTGACCTTCAAGTTATTGAAGCATCAACCTGCTTTCCGATGTGCCATTATAATGTTTCAGAGGGAATTTGCGATGAGACTGGTCGCACAGCCCGGTGACAAGCTCTACTGTCGTCTTACCGTCAACACCCAACTCTTGTCCCGGGTATCTCACCTCCTCAAAGTCGGAAGGAACAATTTTCGCCCCCCGCCTAAGGTGGATTCCTCTGTCGTTCGAATCGAGCCCAGGAAACCGGCTTTACAAGTGAACCAAAGGGAGTGGGATGGCTTTTTGCGGATCTGTTTCAATAGGAAAAACAAAACCCTTGGCTCAATTTTTAGGCAGAAAAGTGTCATCAATCTGCTCGAGAAGAATTACAAGACCCTACAGGCGCTTAATCCTGCAACAGCCCAAGAAGAGGATACTAATGATGTGATGGAGTTTATGGATGAGGACATGGAGATGGATGATGATGGAGTCGATGATGGGATGGAGATGGAGGTGGAGGATGGTAATGCGGAAGGGGAGATATCCGAATTCAAGAAAAAGGTGCTGGATGTGTTGAAGAAGTCTGGTTTTGAAGGCGAAAGGTCCTCCAAGCTCAAATTACAGCAATTTTTAGACCTACTTTCCCAGTTCAACAAGGATGGTATACACTTCTCCTGATCTTAGGATTTCTTTCAAGATTATTATACATTTTACTCAACCCAATTTTGTTAGGTTGCATCAAAGTCTTTCTCTTGTTTTATTTAGTGTTTTCTTAGAGGGGATACGTGATGATTTAGCTTGAGATTATATGTCGGATGTCCGATGGTTCTCAAAGTTTCCTTTCCAATGTATGTGGATAATGCATCTTAAGTGAGAGAA encodes the following:
- the LOC126615137 gene encoding ribosomal RNA small subunit methyltransferase-like, yielding MAGGKTKKEKARPAGHTPYQGGISFHKSKGQHILKNPLLVDSIVQKSGIKSTDVILEIGPGTGNLTKKLLEAGKRVIAVEIDARMVLELQRRFQGTPHSNRLQVIQGDVLKTELPYFDICVANIPYQISSPLTFKLLKHQPAFRCAIIMFQREFAMRLVAQPGDKLYCRLTVNTQLLSRVSHLLKVGRNNFRPPPKVDSSVVRIEPRKPALQVNQREWDGFLRICFNRKNKTLGSIFRQKSVINLLEKNYKTLQALNPATAQEEDTNDVMEFMDEDMEMDDDGVDDGMEMEVEDGNAEGEISEFKKKVLDVLKKSGFEGERSSKLKLQQFLDLLSQFNKDGIHFS